A stretch of the Capsicum annuum cultivar UCD-10X-F1 chromosome 10, UCD10Xv1.1, whole genome shotgun sequence genome encodes the following:
- the LOC124887697 gene encoding uncharacterized protein LOC124887697 translates to MRVSDTDAVELAAHRLKDIAVDWYEMWVELRGQEAPSAVWTEFTEAFMDNLRPLELREAKIDKFLSLKQDLDIERITACAQQIEEDQRNHKVDSEREQSKRARTTIQHQGNNGAYTSRGPPRQTQQSGRPHRKECWRGSNTCYWCGIEGYIVHDCPHLRGKSRSDRSQPSGFASALSSSVSSSSHGPQALAGRGSGNGRGPSSSTGSNRICALTGRQDSEVSPDVFTVDCRAKIAYFHFLGKPVLEWRGNSMMPKERFIFFLKARKLIAKGCLYNFVQVNDIEAEKQTPTLKSVPVVNEYSDVFPDELLGLSPIREIDFGLDVDPGTRPISIPPYRMALAELRELKE, encoded by the exons ATGCGGGTCTCAGATACAGATGCAGTTGAATTGGCAGCCCATCGACTGAAAGATATTGCTGTTGATTGGTATGAGATGTGGGTTGAATTGAGAGGTCAGGAAGCTCCTTCAGCGGTCTGGACAGAATTTACAGAAGCCTTCATGGATAACCTCAGGCcattagagcttagagaagcaaaaatagataaatttcTATCCTTAAAGCAGG ATTTGGATATAGAAAGGATCACGGCAtgtgctcagcagatagaggaagaTCAGCGTAATCATAAAGTAGATAGTGAAAGAGAGCAGAGTAAGAGAGCTAGGACGACCATCCAGCATCAGGGAAACAATGGTGCTTACACTAGTAGAGGGCCACCTAGGCAAACCCA GCAGAGTGGTCGACCACATAGAAAGGAGTGTTGGCGTGGTTCAAATACGTGTTACTGGTGTGGTATAGAGGGTTATATAGTACATGATTGTCCACATCTCAGAGGTAAAAGTAGAAGTGATCGATCACAGCCTTCAGGGTTTGCATCAGCTTTATCTTCATCAGTGTCTTCTTCTTCTCACGGTCCTCAGGCACTAGCAGGTAGAGGATCTGGTAACGGCAGAGGGCCTAGTTCAAGCACTGGTTCAAACCGTATATGTGCACTAACTGGTCGACAAGACTCAGAGGTATCTCCAGATGTATTCACAG TTGATTGTCGAGCCAAAATAGCCTATTTCCACTTCCTAGGAAAGCcagtcctagagtggaggggtaattCTATGATGcctaaagagaggtttattttttttcttaaggcACGAAAGCTTATTGCAAAGGGGTGTTTATATAACTTTGTCCAAGTGAATGATATTGAGGCTGAAAAGCAGACACCAACTTTAAAATCTGTACCAGTGGTGAACGAGtactcagatgtgtttcctgatgaACTTCTTGGGTTATCTCCTATcagagaaattgattttggtcTTGATGTGGATCCTGGTACCCGACCGAtatcaattccaccttatagaatggcgcTTGCAGAATTAAGAGAGCTAAAAGAGTAG